From the genome of Ralstonia insidiosa:
TGCGCATCATCGCCAACAAGGATGGCGTGGCTTCGGGCAAGATCTACAACATCGGCAACCCGTCGAACAACTACTCGGTGCGCGAGCTGGCCAACATGATGCTGGAGCAAGCCGCCAAGATCGACGAGTACAAGGACACCGCTAAGCAAGTCCAACTGGTGGAAACGACCTCCGGCGCCTACTACGGCAACGGCTACCAGGACGTGCAGAACCGCGTGCCGAAGATCGCCAACACCATGGACGAACTCGGCTGGAAGCCGACCACCACGATGCAGGACGCGCTGGCGAACATCTTCGAAGCGTATCGCATGCACGTGGCCGACGCCCGCAGCCTGGTCGAAGAAGGCAACGGCAACAAGTAAGCAACAGCAAAGCACCACCCCGCGCAGGTTCATGGCCCTCATCGTCCTCAAGATCGACGTCGACACCCTGCGCGGCACCCGCGAAGGCGTGCCCAATCTCTCGCGCATGCTTCGTGAGCACGAGGCAGGCGCGACCTTCCTCTTCAGCCTTGGCCCGGATCACACCGGCTGGGCGCTGCGCCGGGCATTCCGCCCCGGCTTCCTGAAAAAGGTTTCCCGCACGTCCGTGGTCGAGCACTACGGCTTGCGCACGCTGATGTACGGCGTGCTGCTGCCCGGCCCCGACATCGGCCGCAAGGCTGCCGCAGAGATGCGTGCGATTGCCGAGGCAGGTTTCGAGACCGGCATCCACACGTGGGACCACGTGCTCTGGCAAGACAACGTCCGCGAGCGCGATGCCGCCTGGACGGCCCGCCAGATGGGCGCCTCACACAAGCGCTTTGCCGAGATCTTCGGTCATGCGCCGGTCACACACGGCGCCGCTGGTTGGCAGATGAACGACCACGCCTTCCGCCAGATCGACGCCTGGAGCATGGCCTACGCTTCAGACGGCCGCGGCACGCATCCGTACATCCCAAGCGTTGACGGTCAGGCACTGAACCACGTCCAATTGCCGACCACGCTTCCGACGCTGGATGAACTCATCGGTGTGGATGACCTGACGACAGAAACCGTCGCCCGGCACATCCTGAAGATGACCGAATCCGATCGCGACCAAGTGTTTACCTTGCATGCGGAGCTTGAAGGGCAGAAACTCGCCCCGATCTTCCGCGAGTTGCTGCAAGGCTGGCGTGCGCAAGGCCATCGGCTGGCATCGATGGGCGACTACTACGCGACGCTCGATCGCAGCACCCTGCCCGTGCAGCCCGTCACGTGGGGCGAAGTTGCCGGCCGCAGCGGCAGCCTGATCGTTCAGCCGGCCTGATTGCTCTGGGCTCCGGTTCGGCGGCGGGCGCCGTGTTTCAGCCTTGCCCGTCCACGAGTTTCCTGTCTCTCCCCCGCGGTTTTCCGGAACACACCATGCCCGTCACCCTCGACAAGCCTCTTCCCGATTTCTCCGCGCCGGCCACCAGCGGCGTCACGTTCTCGCCGGCGTCGCAGCATGGCAAGATCGTCGTGCTGTATTTCTATCCGAAGGACAACACGCCCGGCTGTACCACCGAGGCAATGAATTTCCGTGACCAGTACGACGCCTTTGAAGCGGCCGGCGCCGTCGTGTTCGGCATCTCGCGTGACAGCCTGAAGTCGCACGAGAACTTCAAGGCCAAGCTGGAGATGCCCTTCGAGCTGATCTCCGACACCGACGAAGCCGTCTGCAATCTCTTCGACACCATCAAGATGAAGAAGATGTATGGCAAGGATGTGCGCGGCATCGAGCGCAGCACGTTCCTGGTCGATGCCAAAGGCGTGTTGCGCAAAGAATGGCGCGGCGTGAAGGTGCCCAACCATGTGGATGATGTTCTGGCGGCAGTGCGCGCGCTGTAATCGCGCTTGTCACCCATGAGTCACCAAAGCGCCGCGCGGGGCACAACGGCGCTTGCTTTTGTGCCAGTTTCGCGTGGCCGCAACGCGACACCACACGTCACATGTGACAGATTGCAAATCACAAACGCTTCCGATACAGTCGGAACCGATGAGTACGAAATCCGGATGCCATTCCGATTGCCCACGACGGTACCGGCGGCCAAGTTGGCCTGATACCGCATCGGCGTTTTCCCCAGCAGCAAGGCTGGGCAGAACGTCCGAATCGTGCAACTTGCTGTGGCGCTCGTGGTACCCACCTAGGCCGCCCCACCTCTCGCAGGTCATGGCGGCTTTTTTGTGGCTGTCGTTCATGCGCACCTGTGAGCGCCGCGGCGGCCCGTTCCCACATGTTTTCCACCAGCATCGCCCCGCCATGAGCGGGCGCGGTGTTTCGTCGTTGTTCCCTCCAGAGAGGTAATCTAAGCATGCCGCTGCCGACCATGCCCACCCAGCCAGCCCAATTGCTAGACCCGGCTGAATTCAAGCCTTTCGGCAAAGCCGGAAAGCCCAAGGCGGGTCAGGAACCTCGAAAACCGGTACCCGCGCTGGAGCGCGAGGCGCTGTCCGAAACCGGCCGTGCACAACCGAAACGTGCGACCGGCAGCACGGCCCGGGCCCGTTCAGGCGAAGCTTCGCCGATGGCCAAGGAAGACGCCCGCCAGCGTCCGACCGTCGCTACCAAGACCGTCGACAAGGTGCCCACCACCGACAAGTCGACCGAAACCGCTGCCCGCCGCCGCGCCCGTCGCGACGAGGGCCCGACCAAGCTGTTTGTGCTCGATACCAACGTGCTGATGCATGATCCGTCGTCGCTCTTCCGCTTTGAAGAACACGACGTCTATCTGCCGATGATGACGTTGGAGGAATTGGACAACCACAAGAAGGGCATGAGCGAAGTCGCGCGCAACGCACGCACGGTCAGCCGCACGCTTGACCAGTTGGTTGCCGGCACCGACGGCGTGATGGACGAAGGCCTGCCGCTCGAAAAACTGGGTAACCGCGATGCGCAAGGCCGTCTGTTCTTCCAGACGCGCCTGAACGACATCAAGCTGCCCGACGGCCTGCCGCAGGGCAAAGCCGACAATCAGATCCTGGGCGTGGTGGCCGCGCTGCAGCAGCAGCGCCCGGATCGCAACGTCGTGCTGGTGTCGAAAGACATCAACATGCGGATCAAGGCGCGCGCGCTCGGCCTGCCAGCAGAGGACTATTTCAACGACCGTGTGCTGGAAGACACCGACCTGCTCTACAGCGGTGTGATGGCCCTGCCCGCCGATTTCTGGCAAAAGCACGGCAAGAACATCGAGAGCTGGCAGGACCCGAAGACGGGTACGACGTTCTATCGCCTGTCAGGCCCGCTGGTGCCGTCGTTCCTGGTCAACCAGTTCGTCTTCTTGGAGCCGAATGACGGCAGCCTGCCGCTGTACGCGCAGGTCAAGGAGCTGAACGGCAAAACCGCCGTGCTGCAGACGCTCAAGGACTACACGCACCAGAAGAACAACGTCTGGGGCGTGACCGCGCGCAACCGCGAGCAGAACTTCGCGCTGAACCTGTTGATGCACCCTGAGGTGGATTTCGTCACGCTGCTGGGCTCGGCCGGCACGGGCAAGACGCTGCTGGCGCTGGCTGCAGGCCTGGAACAGGTGCTGGACCAGAAGCTCTACAACGAGATCATCATCACGCGCGCCACGGTGCCTGTGGGTGAAGACATCGGCTTCCTGCCTGGCACGGAAGAAGAGAAGATGCAGCCGTGGATGGGCGCCTTCGATGACAACCTCGAAGTCCTGCAGAAGTCCGACGACAACGCCGGTGAATGGGGCCGCGCTGCCACGCAAGAGCTGATCCGCTCGCGCATCAAGGTCAAGAGCATGAACTTCATGCGCGGCCGCACCTTCGTCAACAAGTTCCTCATCATCGACGAGGCACAGAACCTGACGCCCAAGCAGATGAAGACGTTGGTTACGCGCGCGGGCCCGGGCACCAAGATCATCTGCCTGGGGAACATCGCGCAGATCGACACGCCGTACCTGACGGAAGGTTCGTCCGGCTTGACGTACGTGGTGGATCGCTTCAAGGGCTGGAGCCACAGCGGTCACATTACGCTGGCGCGCGGCGAGCGTTCGCG
Proteins encoded in this window:
- a CDS encoding PhoH family protein, which produces MPLPTMPTQPAQLLDPAEFKPFGKAGKPKAGQEPRKPVPALEREALSETGRAQPKRATGSTARARSGEASPMAKEDARQRPTVATKTVDKVPTTDKSTETAARRRARRDEGPTKLFVLDTNVLMHDPSSLFRFEEHDVYLPMMTLEELDNHKKGMSEVARNARTVSRTLDQLVAGTDGVMDEGLPLEKLGNRDAQGRLFFQTRLNDIKLPDGLPQGKADNQILGVVAALQQQRPDRNVVLVSKDINMRIKARALGLPAEDYFNDRVLEDTDLLYSGVMALPADFWQKHGKNIESWQDPKTGTTFYRLSGPLVPSFLVNQFVFLEPNDGSLPLYAQVKELNGKTAVLQTLKDYTHQKNNVWGVTARNREQNFALNLLMHPEVDFVTLLGSAGTGKTLLALAAGLEQVLDQKLYNEIIITRATVPVGEDIGFLPGTEEEKMQPWMGAFDDNLEVLQKSDDNAGEWGRAATQELIRSRIKVKSMNFMRGRTFVNKFLIIDEAQNLTPKQMKTLVTRAGPGTKIICLGNIAQIDTPYLTEGSSGLTYVVDRFKGWSHSGHITLARGERSRLADHASDVL
- a CDS encoding peroxiredoxin, encoding MPVTLDKPLPDFSAPATSGVTFSPASQHGKIVVLYFYPKDNTPGCTTEAMNFRDQYDAFEAAGAVVFGISRDSLKSHENFKAKLEMPFELISDTDEAVCNLFDTIKMKKMYGKDVRGIERSTFLVDAKGVLRKEWRGVKVPNHVDDVLAAVRAL
- a CDS encoding 4-deoxy-4-formamido-L-arabinose-phosphoundecaprenol deformylase; this encodes MALIVLKIDVDTLRGTREGVPNLSRMLREHEAGATFLFSLGPDHTGWALRRAFRPGFLKKVSRTSVVEHYGLRTLMYGVLLPGPDIGRKAAAEMRAIAEAGFETGIHTWDHVLWQDNVRERDAAWTARQMGASHKRFAEIFGHAPVTHGAAGWQMNDHAFRQIDAWSMAYASDGRGTHPYIPSVDGQALNHVQLPTTLPTLDELIGVDDLTTETVARHILKMTESDRDQVFTLHAELEGQKLAPIFRELLQGWRAQGHRLASMGDYYATLDRSTLPVQPVTWGEVAGRSGSLIVQPA